From the genome of Actinacidiphila yeochonensis CN732, one region includes:
- a CDS encoding SRPBCC family protein encodes MDWNHYRFHCSWRVDADPGAVHEVLARADRYPEWWPQVRGIRRTGETTAVLRLRSLLPYDLVVTASSLRDDPRTGVLEVALSGDLEGWARWTVRPGPRAAGRTSPSTVLDYEQEVAVTKPLMRVLAPPCRPLFRANHALMMRSCRAGLRARLAAARHPV; translated from the coding sequence ATGGACTGGAACCACTACCGGTTCCACTGCTCATGGCGGGTGGACGCCGACCCCGGCGCCGTCCACGAGGTGCTGGCCCGCGCCGACCGGTACCCCGAGTGGTGGCCGCAGGTCCGCGGGATCCGGCGGACCGGCGAGACGACCGCCGTGCTGCGGCTGCGGTCGCTGCTGCCCTACGACCTCGTCGTGACGGCCTCCTCGCTCCGCGACGACCCGCGCACCGGTGTCCTCGAAGTGGCCCTGAGCGGCGACCTGGAGGGCTGGGCCCGCTGGACGGTACGGCCGGGCCCGCGGGCCGCCGGGCGGACGAGCCCCTCCACGGTCCTGGACTACGAGCAGGAAGTCGCCGTCACCAAGCCGCTGATGAGGGTGCTGGCCCCGCCCTGCCGGCCCCTCTTCCGCGCCAACCACGCGCTCATGATGCGCTCCTGCCGCGCCGGCCTGCGCGCCCGGCTCGCCGCCGCGCGGCATCCCGTTTGA
- a CDS encoding DsbA family protein, with protein sequence MTDTPSPVVLEFWCELQCPDCRTALDDVAALRERYGDRLDVQFRHLPLERHRHALAAAQAYEEAVAQGRGLAYAGAVLARVEELAERGEPLLVEVAAELGLDAEEVDTALVDGRHLLVVDADLAEGKAIGVKGTPTYVVGGKLLDGSKSQDGLRERIEESVDALLG encoded by the coding sequence ATGACCGACACCCCCTCCCCCGTCGTCCTGGAGTTCTGGTGCGAACTCCAGTGCCCTGACTGCCGCACCGCCCTGGACGACGTCGCCGCGCTGCGCGAGCGGTACGGCGACCGGCTCGACGTCCAGTTTCGGCACCTCCCGCTGGAAAGGCACCGGCACGCGCTGGCGGCCGCCCAGGCGTACGAGGAGGCCGTGGCCCAGGGGCGCGGCCTCGCCTACGCGGGCGCGGTGCTGGCCCGGGTGGAGGAGCTGGCCGAACGGGGTGAGCCGCTCCTGGTGGAGGTGGCCGCCGAGCTGGGCCTGGACGCGGAGGAGGTGGACACCGCGCTGGTCGACGGCCGGCACCTGCTGGTGGTGGACGCCGACCTCGCCGAGGGCAAGGCGATCGGCGTCAAGGGCACGCCGACGTACGTGGTGGGCGGGAAGCTGCTGGACGGTTCCAAGAGCCAGGACGGCCTGCGCGAGCGGATCGAGGAGTCCGTCGACGCGCTGCTGGGCTGA
- a CDS encoding SsgA family sporulation/cell division regulator — translation MNTTVSCELHLRLVVSSESSLPVPAGLRYDTADPYAVHATFHTGAEETVEWVFARDLLAEGLHRPTGTGDVRVWPSRSHGQGVVCIALSSPEGEALLEAPARALESFLKRTDAAVPPGTEHRHFDLDTELSHILAES, via the coding sequence ATGAACACCACGGTCAGCTGCGAGCTGCACCTGCGCCTCGTCGTGTCGAGCGAATCCTCACTGCCCGTGCCCGCGGGCCTGCGGTACGACACGGCCGATCCGTATGCCGTGCACGCCACCTTCCACACCGGTGCCGAAGAGACGGTCGAGTGGGTCTTCGCCCGCGACCTGCTCGCCGAGGGGCTGCACCGCCCCACGGGCACCGGCGACGTCCGCGTCTGGCCGTCCCGCAGCCACGGTCAGGGCGTCGTGTGCATCGCCCTCAGCTCCCCGGAGGGTGAAGCCTTGCTGGAAGCCCCGGCGCGTGCCCTGGAGTCCTTCCTGAAGCGGACGGACGCCGCGGTGCCGCCGGGTACCGAACACCGCCATTTCGATCTGGACACGGAGCTCTCGCACATCCTCGCGGAGAGCTGA
- a CDS encoding HIT family protein → MLIGMTSEPEEQTGAGVPDAFQRLWTPHRMAYIQGENKPTGPGAGDGCPFCSIPLRPDEEGLVLARGEKVYAVLNLYPYNSGHLMVVPFRHVADYTELDAGETAELAALTKQAMTALRSASGAQGFNIGMNQGAVAGAGIAAHLHQHVVPRWGGDVNFMPVVGQTKVLPQLLADTRKILADAWPTARDTEGTTRTEG, encoded by the coding sequence ATGCTGATCGGCATGACGAGTGAGCCGGAAGAGCAGACGGGGGCGGGGGTGCCGGACGCTTTCCAGCGGCTGTGGACCCCGCATCGCATGGCGTACATCCAGGGCGAGAACAAGCCGACCGGCCCCGGCGCCGGTGACGGCTGTCCCTTCTGCTCGATCCCGCTGCGCCCGGACGAGGAGGGCCTCGTGCTGGCCCGCGGCGAGAAGGTGTACGCCGTGCTCAACCTCTACCCGTACAACAGCGGTCACCTGATGGTGGTGCCCTTCCGGCACGTCGCCGACTACACGGAGCTCGACGCGGGGGAGACGGCCGAGCTGGCCGCGCTCACCAAGCAGGCCATGACGGCGCTGCGGTCGGCCTCCGGGGCACAGGGGTTCAACATCGGCATGAACCAGGGCGCGGTGGCCGGCGCGGGCATCGCCGCCCACCTGCACCAGCACGTGGTGCCGCGGTGGGGCGGGGACGTCAACTTCATGCCGGTCGTCGGCCAGACGAAGGTGCTGCCCCAGCTGCTGGCGGACACCCGCAAGATCCTCGCGGACGCCTGGCCGACCGCCCGGGACACCGAGGGCACCACGCGCACGGAGGGCTGA
- a CDS encoding sensor domain-containing protein produces the protein MIVLTVGSAAACGGGHGHSTAKASAPPASTAPASPSTATSGSPSDSPSGSPSTASAPPSATGSAPISEKQLDRAIDAFGQVESTGLKEDTSQASDGVYTERAKVISGGASCETFLNATEPYAAAYGASAEVDRDYRATTTDGQEEVKVSLVSHTSPAAARRTVEDTRKSAKDCPHLTDGTDGANTRMNLAPLAQPAMGDDSTVVRVGVQAGGDAELTALAVTQVGSVTVQVMTVSGKHYDYGVADEVTKELVGVAGTLSPLLN, from the coding sequence GTGATCGTGCTGACCGTCGGTTCGGCGGCGGCCTGCGGAGGCGGCCACGGGCACTCCACCGCGAAGGCCTCCGCGCCCCCGGCCTCCACCGCGCCGGCCTCCCCGTCGACCGCCACCTCGGGTTCGCCATCGGATTCGCCGTCGGGTTCGCCCTCCACCGCTTCCGCCCCGCCCTCGGCCACCGGTTCCGCGCCGATCTCGGAGAAGCAGCTGGACAGGGCGATCGACGCGTTCGGCCAGGTGGAGTCGACCGGCCTCAAGGAGGACACGTCCCAGGCGTCCGACGGGGTCTACACCGAGAGGGCGAAGGTCATCTCGGGCGGCGCGAGCTGCGAGACCTTCCTCAACGCGACCGAGCCGTACGCGGCCGCCTACGGCGCCTCCGCTGAGGTGGACCGCGACTATCGCGCGACCACCACGGACGGCCAGGAAGAGGTGAAGGTCTCCCTCGTCAGCCACACCTCGCCGGCCGCGGCGCGGCGGACCGTCGAGGACACCCGGAAGTCCGCCAAGGACTGCCCGCACCTCACGGACGGCACCGACGGCGCGAACACGCGGATGAACCTGGCCCCGCTCGCCCAGCCCGCCATGGGCGACGACTCCACCGTCGTCAGGGTGGGAGTGCAGGCGGGTGGCGATGCCGAGCTGACCGCGCTGGCGGTGACCCAGGTGGGATCGGTGACCGTTCAGGTCATGACCGTCAGCGGGAAGCACTACGACTACGGAGTCGCCGACGAGGTGACCAAGGAACTCGTGGGTGTGGCGGGAACGCTCTCTCCCCTCCTCAACTGA
- a CDS encoding potassium channel family protein, translated as MDADSPLARWQNRSELPLFAASLVYLAAYAVHVLDPSLPAGWHLALKSLIGLTWALFLADYVVRLRLSGARFGPRYVRHHVLDTLVVLLPLLRPLRMVEVYQVVQRNREQPRLSLYARVIAYAGSTALLLGFSGALAVYQQERGAPGSTIRTFGDSVWWACSTLTTVGYGDVTPVTPGGRAIAAVLMVVGLALLGAVTGSFSSWLLQVFTREDEKPPAR; from the coding sequence ATGGACGCCGACAGCCCCCTGGCGCGCTGGCAGAACCGCAGCGAGCTGCCCCTGTTCGCCGCCTCACTGGTGTACCTGGCCGCGTACGCCGTCCACGTGCTGGACCCGTCGCTGCCGGCCGGCTGGCACCTGGCCCTGAAGTCCCTGATCGGCCTCACCTGGGCGTTGTTCCTCGCGGACTACGTGGTGCGGCTGCGGCTGAGCGGCGCCCGCTTCGGCCCCCGGTACGTGCGCCACCACGTGCTGGACACGCTGGTGGTGCTGCTGCCGCTGCTGCGGCCGCTGCGGATGGTCGAGGTCTACCAGGTGGTGCAGCGCAACCGGGAGCAGCCCCGGCTGAGCCTGTACGCGAGGGTGATCGCCTACGCCGGCAGCACCGCGCTGCTGCTCGGCTTCTCCGGCGCGCTCGCCGTCTACCAGCAGGAGCGCGGCGCCCCCGGCTCGACGATCCGGACCTTCGGCGACTCGGTGTGGTGGGCCTGCTCGACCCTGACCACGGTGGGGTACGGGGACGTCACACCGGTAACACCGGGCGGGCGGGCCATCGCCGCGGTCCTGATGGTGGTGGGCCTGGCCCTGCTGGGCGCGGTGACGGGCTCCTTCTCCTCCTGGCTGCTCCAGGTCTTCACCCGTGAGGACGAGAAACCCCCGGCCCGCTGA
- a CDS encoding M48 family metalloprotease: protein MGGWAATGERGAAVTDGFDFSPGAQVPLTGSDGETAATQALASAAYRDSDVEKLVEMATETAKPTAFSAPRLSLFKPNLGEAFARAVDVRMLGAARKQVVQSFGVEPQTVVEHCLAATRIRRERDTRLTIVMGVCGLLFLPGTLLWLAAFQLRSSLNGRSAKGRRGGALAGAVLVVAAGLAVLFALFPPFSGFWQEYVRVMMIVPVAGWFWARRICERTALDLRARWADLAGGSVVGAKIPGAVPRSPNQVRAERLRQSLAKLSTEQSSNVVFYAGPRGILGMGSRWGSWQMAEELVPREGLKEINPFRSWDVIRAIHDRLRLIERSPLHTGGFPTPSIRHWVVVPTGEGADSISRPTGTEVEGFTVKDFEIQRICNTQQFGRGNRHYLGIQFVLWEGNLVITLMITVTVLAHTLRVEITGHALGPINSLFTGGPSAPTKTVSKQVKFWETRTVKLPLITPDEVVRLAARAPLTWFPPVLDHLGGKLTLPEPFGLRHIWVDKPWQHRFMADDALRAATPVLRAVHAAAIQVMEENGVDVTQFAGRSSTLSGQVQDPSPRKADVYDA, encoded by the coding sequence ATGGGCGGGTGGGCGGCGACTGGGGAGCGGGGAGCTGCGGTGACGGACGGGTTCGACTTCAGTCCTGGGGCACAGGTCCCGCTCACGGGTTCCGACGGTGAGACGGCGGCCACTCAGGCGCTCGCCTCCGCGGCGTACCGCGACTCCGACGTCGAGAAGCTGGTCGAGATGGCGACGGAGACCGCCAAGCCGACGGCGTTCTCCGCGCCTCGCCTGTCGCTGTTCAAGCCCAACCTCGGTGAGGCCTTCGCCCGCGCCGTCGACGTGCGCATGCTGGGAGCGGCCCGCAAGCAGGTGGTGCAGTCCTTCGGCGTGGAGCCGCAGACGGTGGTGGAGCACTGCCTGGCCGCCACCCGCATCCGCCGGGAGCGCGACACCCGGCTCACCATCGTGATGGGCGTGTGCGGGCTGCTGTTCCTGCCGGGCACGCTCCTCTGGCTGGCCGCGTTCCAGCTGCGCTCCTCCCTGAACGGGCGGAGCGCGAAGGGCCGTCGGGGCGGGGCGCTGGCCGGCGCGGTGCTCGTGGTCGCGGCCGGTCTCGCGGTGCTCTTCGCGCTCTTCCCGCCGTTCTCCGGCTTCTGGCAGGAGTACGTCCGGGTCATGATGATCGTCCCGGTGGCCGGCTGGTTCTGGGCCCGGCGGATCTGCGAGCGCACCGCGCTGGACCTGCGGGCGCGGTGGGCCGACCTGGCCGGCGGCTCCGTGGTGGGCGCGAAGATCCCCGGGGCGGTGCCGCGCAGCCCCAACCAGGTGCGCGCGGAGCGGCTGCGGCAGAGCCTCGCGAAGCTGTCGACCGAGCAGAGCAGCAACGTCGTCTTCTACGCGGGCCCCCGGGGAATACTGGGCATGGGCTCGCGGTGGGGCAGCTGGCAGATGGCCGAGGAGCTCGTGCCGCGCGAGGGCCTCAAGGAGATCAACCCCTTCCGCAGCTGGGACGTCATCCGCGCCATCCACGACCGGCTGCGGCTGATCGAGCGCAGCCCGCTGCACACCGGCGGCTTCCCCACGCCGTCGATACGGCACTGGGTGGTGGTGCCGACGGGCGAGGGCGCGGACAGCATCTCCCGGCCCACCGGTACCGAGGTCGAGGGCTTCACCGTCAAGGACTTCGAGATCCAGCGGATCTGCAACACCCAGCAGTTCGGCCGGGGCAACCGGCACTACCTCGGCATCCAGTTCGTGCTGTGGGAGGGCAACCTGGTGATCACCCTGATGATCACCGTGACGGTGCTGGCCCACACGCTGCGGGTGGAGATCACCGGGCACGCCCTCGGGCCGATCAACTCGCTCTTCACCGGCGGCCCTTCGGCGCCGACGAAGACGGTGAGCAAGCAGGTGAAGTTCTGGGAGACCAGGACGGTCAAACTGCCGCTGATCACGCCGGACGAGGTGGTGCGGCTGGCCGCGCGGGCCCCGCTGACCTGGTTCCCCCCGGTCCTGGACCACCTCGGCGGCAAGTTGACGCTGCCCGAGCCGTTCGGGCTGCGGCACATCTGGGTGGACAAGCCCTGGCAGCACCGGTTCATGGCCGACGACGCGCTGCGGGCGGCCACGCCGGTGCTGCGGGCGGTGCACGCCGCCGCGATCCAGGTGATGGAGGAGAACGGCGTGGACGTCACGCAGTTCGCCGGCCGCTCCTCCACGCTCAGCGGCCAGGTGCAGGACCCCTCGCCGCGCAAGGCGGACGTCTACGACGCGTAG
- the thrS gene encoding threonine--tRNA ligase, protein MSDLRVIIKRDSAEPEERVVTTGTTAAALFEGERSVVAARVGGELRDLTHPLAEGDEVEPVEITSPDGLNILRHSTAHVMAQAVQQVFPEAKLGIGPPIKDGFYYDFDVERPFTPEDLKAVEKRMQEIQKRGQRFSRRVVTEEEARAELAAEPYKLELIGLKGGTAGSEDGADVEVGGGELTIYDNLDAKTGELCWKDLCRGPHLPSTRLIPAFKLMRNAAAYWRGSEKNPQLQRIYGTAWPSKDELKAYLDFLEEAEKRDHRKLGSELDLFSIPEQIGSGLAVFHPKGGIIRRVMEDYSRRRHEEEGYEFVYTPHATKGTLFETSGHLDWYADGMYPPMQLDEGTDYYLKPMNCPMHNLIFDARGRSYRELPLRLFEFGTVYRYEKSGVVHGLTRARGFTQDDAHIYCTREQMADELDTTLTFVLNLLRDYGLTDFYLELSTKDEEKFVGSDEVWEEATETLRKVAEKQGLPLVPDPGGAAFYGPKISVQTRDAIGRSWQMSTIQLDFNLPERFGLEYTAPDGTRQRPVMIHRALFGSIERFFAVLLEHYAGAFPAWLAPVQAVGIPVGDNHVPYLQEFAAEAKRKGLRVEVDASSDRMQKKIRTWQKQKVPFMIIVGDDDMSHGTVSFRYRDGSQENNIPRDQALAKLVDVVERRVQV, encoded by the coding sequence GTGTCAGACCTCCGTGTGATCATCAAACGCGATTCCGCCGAACCGGAAGAGCGGGTGGTCACGACGGGCACGACCGCGGCCGCCCTGTTCGAGGGCGAGCGGTCGGTGGTCGCCGCGCGCGTCGGGGGTGAGCTGCGCGACCTCACCCACCCGCTCGCCGAGGGCGACGAGGTCGAGCCGGTCGAGATCACCAGCCCCGACGGCCTGAACATCCTGCGCCACTCCACCGCCCACGTGATGGCCCAGGCCGTGCAGCAGGTCTTCCCGGAGGCCAAGCTCGGCATCGGCCCGCCCATCAAGGACGGCTTCTACTACGACTTCGACGTCGAGCGGCCCTTCACCCCCGAGGACCTCAAGGCCGTCGAGAAGCGGATGCAGGAGATCCAGAAGCGCGGGCAGCGCTTCTCCCGCCGCGTGGTCACCGAGGAGGAGGCGCGGGCCGAGCTCGCCGCCGAGCCCTACAAGCTGGAGCTGATCGGCCTCAAGGGCGGCACCGCGGGCTCCGAGGACGGCGCGGACGTCGAGGTGGGCGGCGGCGAGCTGACCATCTACGACAACCTGGACGCCAAGACCGGCGAGCTGTGCTGGAAGGACCTGTGCCGCGGCCCGCACCTGCCGTCGACCCGGCTCATCCCCGCCTTCAAGCTGATGCGCAACGCCGCCGCGTACTGGCGCGGCAGCGAGAAGAACCCGCAGCTCCAGCGGATCTACGGCACCGCCTGGCCGAGCAAGGACGAGCTCAAGGCGTACCTCGACTTCCTGGAGGAGGCCGAGAAGCGCGACCACCGCAAGCTCGGCTCCGAGCTCGACCTCTTCTCCATCCCCGAGCAGATCGGCTCCGGCCTGGCCGTCTTCCACCCCAAGGGCGGCATCATCCGCCGGGTGATGGAGGACTACTCGCGCCGCCGCCACGAGGAGGAGGGGTACGAGTTCGTCTACACCCCGCACGCCACCAAGGGCACCCTCTTCGAGACGTCCGGCCACCTGGACTGGTACGCCGACGGCATGTACCCGCCCATGCAGCTCGACGAGGGCACGGACTACTACCTCAAGCCCATGAACTGCCCGATGCACAACCTGATCTTCGACGCGCGCGGCCGCTCCTACCGCGAACTGCCGCTGCGCCTGTTCGAGTTCGGCACGGTGTACCGGTACGAGAAGTCCGGCGTGGTGCACGGCCTGACCCGCGCCCGCGGCTTCACCCAGGACGACGCGCACATCTACTGCACCCGCGAGCAGATGGCCGACGAGCTGGACACCACGCTCACCTTCGTGCTGAACCTGCTGCGCGACTACGGCCTCACCGACTTCTACCTGGAGCTGTCCACCAAGGACGAGGAGAAGTTCGTCGGCAGCGACGAGGTGTGGGAGGAGGCCACCGAGACGCTGCGCAAGGTCGCCGAGAAGCAGGGCCTGCCGCTGGTCCCGGACCCGGGCGGCGCCGCCTTCTACGGCCCGAAGATCTCGGTGCAGACCCGCGACGCCATCGGCCGCAGCTGGCAGATGTCGACGATCCAGCTCGACTTCAACCTGCCCGAGCGGTTCGGCCTGGAGTACACCGCCCCCGACGGCACCCGGCAGCGTCCCGTCATGATCCACCGGGCGCTCTTCGGCTCCATCGAGCGGTTCTTCGCCGTGCTGCTGGAGCACTACGCCGGCGCCTTCCCGGCCTGGCTGGCGCCGGTGCAGGCGGTCGGCATCCCGGTCGGCGACAACCACGTGCCGTACCTCCAGGAGTTCGCCGCCGAGGCGAAGCGCAAGGGCCTGCGCGTGGAGGTCGACGCCTCCTCGGACCGCATGCAGAAGAAGATCCGCACCTGGCAGAAGCAGAAGGTGCCGTTCATGATCATCGTCGGTGACGACGACATGTCGCACGGCACGGTCTCCTTCCGCTACCGCGACGGCTCGCAGGAGAACAACATCCCGCGCGACCAGGCGCTGGCCAAGCTCGTCGACGTGGTGGAGCGCCGGGTCCAGGTCTGA